One region of Malania oleifera isolate guangnan ecotype guangnan chromosome 6, ASM2987363v1, whole genome shotgun sequence genomic DNA includes:
- the LOC131158820 gene encoding glucan endo-1,3-beta-glucosidase 11, translating to MDHLTTFCCSSVLPLLSGLVLLPAMVASMGINYGLIANNLPQPSDVLPLVRAIGATKVKLYDADPQVLHAFANSGVEFIVGVRNEYLSKMRDPDAAQAWIKSNLQPYLPATNITCITVGNEILTFNDTSLSDSLLPAMEGVHKALVNLRLDKQVCVTTAHSLAILETSYPPSAGAFRQDLSQYISPILSFLQKSGSPFLINAYPYFAYKGSPKQISIDFVLFQPNQGVVDPGTNLHYDNMLFAQIDAVYTALASLGYGKLSVHISETGWPSKGDEDEVGATLENAKKYNGNLMKLIAQKKGTPSRPSSDLNIYVFALFNENMKPGPTSERNYGLFKPDGTPAYQLALNGSTGGSSGSTVSPPLQESPPASSSTGYLSISFATERFHSMSLVLFPCLSWITLFFFQSGVNKY from the exons ATGGACCACCTCACTACGTTCTGCTGTTCTTCAGTGCTGCCTCTACTCTCAG GTTTGGTGTTACTTCCTGCGATGGTTGCTTCTATGGGCATCAACTACGGCCTGATCGCCAACAACTTGCCGCAACCAAGCGACGTCCTTCCGCTGGTCCGAGCGATCGGCGCCACGAAGGTGAAGCTCTACGACGCTGACCCCCAAGTCCTCCACGCGTTTGCGAATTCGGGCGTCGAGTTCATAGTGGGGGTCAGAAACGAGTACTTATCCAAGATGCGAGATCCGGACGCAGCTCAGGCCTGGATCAAATCCAACCTTCAGCCTTACTTGCCAGCTACTAATATCACTTGCATCACTGTCGGGAACGAGATCTTGACCTTCAACGACACTTCCCTCAGCGATAGCCTCCTTCCCGCTATGGAAGGCGTGCACAAAGCTTTGGTTAATCTGCGGTTAGACAAGCAGGTCTGTGTTACAACTGCGCACTCGCTAGCGATTCTCGAGACCTCTTATCCGCCGTCCGCCGGCGCTTTCCGGCAAGATCTGAGCCAATACATTTCGCCTATTTTGAGCTTCCTCCAAAAATCTGGATCGCCGTTCCTGATTAACGCTTATCCTTACTTCGCTTACAAGGGGAGTCCGAAGCAGATTTCAATAGATTTCGTTCTTTTTCAACCGAATCAAGGAGTTGTAGATCCAGGCACGAATCTGCATTACGACAACATGTTGTTCGCGCAGATCGACGCCGTTTATACTGCTCTAGCCTCGCTGGGGTACGGTAAGCTTTCCGTGCATATCTCAGAGACGGGATGGCCGTCGAAGGGCGATGAGGACGAGGTCGGAGCGACGCTGGAGAATGCAAAGAAGTACAACGGGAATCTAATGAAGCTGATTGCTCAGAAGAAAGGGACGCCGTCAAGGCCGAGCTCCGATTTGAACATTTACGTTTTTGCGCTGTTCAATGAGAACATGAAACCGGGACCGACTTCGGAAAGGAATTACGGGCTGTTTAAGCCCGACGGAACGCCCGCGTATCAGCTCGCACTCAACGGAAGTACCGGCGGGAGTAGCGGAAGTACCGTCTCCCCGCCGTTGCAGGAGTCGCCGCCGGCTAGCTCCTCCACGGGTTATTTGTCAATTTCTTTTGCCACG GAGAGATTTCATTCGATGAGCCTCGTCTTGTTTCCATGCCTGAGCTGGATTACACTGTTCTTCTTCCAGAGCGGTGTAaacaaatattaa